Proteins encoded in a region of the Dethiosulfovibrio russensis genome:
- a CDS encoding HD-GYP domain-containing protein: MAIYIASIDDLEPGMVVGRPIFGAGGIPLVTQGVPLSGALINAIRRQKIDQIYIKDDSDGPSETPQGLLSHELEREGRRKVEAIFSNAVEKMSLSVKDIEVLSDLLSSVMAELSKGGSLTMGSLKAVADMDKVTFDHCWSVAVLSLALYREAIEDGWLPLGTFQDGINMGLGAVLHDIGKLKVPLEILNKPGMLNEDEWEEMRLHPWHGLELVRNQPNVMPMARGIIIHHHQRLDGKGYGPRNRENILSGDRIPKIIRLASVADVYDAIATDRPYRPGYLPWEVLRTMRKSVGDALDAKAFSLLESMVVPFPVGCFVLLKRGEVCMVTRSDGPWGRVLALMAPLKGRALGDIFSFGVEDVLLGGSTLQGLAWRVKREFFSALREEDKRLDPSEWSVLSDWKGRFIKAFGR, from the coding sequence ATGGCAATATATATAGCATCCATAGACGATCTGGAACCCGGTATGGTGGTTGGACGCCCCATCTTCGGAGCAGGAGGAATTCCCTTGGTAACCCAGGGGGTCCCTCTATCGGGGGCTTTGATAAACGCCATCCGCAGGCAGAAGATCGATCAGATATACATAAAGGACGACTCCGATGGGCCGTCCGAGACTCCGCAAGGACTTTTATCCCACGAACTGGAGAGGGAGGGCAGGCGAAAGGTCGAGGCCATCTTCTCGAACGCGGTGGAGAAAATGTCTCTTTCCGTGAAAGACATCGAGGTCTTGTCAGATTTGCTCTCTTCCGTTATGGCGGAGCTTTCAAAAGGCGGTTCTCTGACCATGGGCAGTCTGAAGGCAGTGGCTGATATGGACAAGGTGACCTTCGACCACTGTTGGTCCGTGGCTGTGTTGTCCCTTGCCCTGTATAGGGAGGCCATAGAGGACGGTTGGCTTCCCCTGGGGACCTTTCAGGACGGTATAAACATGGGGTTGGGAGCGGTTCTACACGATATAGGAAAGTTGAAGGTCCCGCTGGAGATACTCAACAAACCGGGCATGCTTAACGAGGATGAGTGGGAGGAGATGAGGCTCCATCCCTGGCATGGACTGGAGCTCGTGAGGAACCAGCCGAACGTGATGCCCATGGCGAGGGGGATCATAATCCACCATCATCAGAGGTTGGACGGCAAGGGATACGGCCCTAGAAACAGGGAGAATATTCTGTCCGGCGACAGGATCCCCAAGATAATCCGTCTCGCCTCCGTTGCCGACGTGTACGACGCCATCGCCACCGACCGTCCCTATCGCCCGGGATATCTTCCCTGGGAGGTCCTGCGAACGATGAGAAAGTCCGTGGGAGATGCCTTGGACGCCAAGGCCTTCTCTCTGCTGGAGAGTATGGTGGTGCCCTTTCCCGTAGGATGCTTCGTCCTTCTTAAAAGAGGGGAGGTCTGCATGGTTACCCGTTCTGATGGCCCGTGGGGGAGGGTCTTGGCTCTGATGGCCCCCTTAAAAGGACGGGCTTTGGGCGATATCTTCAGTTTCGGAGTCGAGGACGTGCTTTTGGGAGGTTCCACCCTCCAGGGGCTGGCCTGGAGGGTGAAGCGGGAGTTCTTCTCTGCCCTGAGGGAGGAGGACAAAAGACTGGACCCGTCGGAATGGTCGGTCTTGTCCGACTGGAAGGGCCGGTTTATCAAGGCTTTCGGTCGGTGA
- a CDS encoding choline/carnitine O-acyltransferase, translating into MSGSAMEGSSRRLPFDDPYDSAEKLVSWAEPLLSTGELDLSRRAVMDFCAGPASLLQRELNRLRNDDDEILELLPYWRGWYLEQREPLPVHVNPFYLFDGDEITEDDPLRIAARLSLAAASFCSRIDRGDITPDEFRGEPLCMDRYDTLFRSSRGAFAGKDRVMVGDPESLAGRSALVLVRGRLFLVELISPEGELRDFDDLVGVLNSLWLDDKEDELPIGLMTCPDRDGAARIRKELCMDEENVRALASLEGALFALCLDGDCGPELCDGAKHFLFDGGRNRWFEKSFQIVVTSDGHCGLNFEHSGRDGTYVGRLVREILTGCGAAGAGRSDMSDPSELTFSRSSRLVELLEKARKNCEELGNSIVQRPFVFDLFGRDRIKSGGVSPDAFVQTAMLMAQKEIWDEWQSVYESVQLRRFEGGRTEGTRPLTAESAAFVDAFLSGKSDGETLKSLLQKAGEAHRDRIAQCMDGKGPEGHLSLLRRIWRERGDDLNIPKEPELYSSPAWRRLTRNVISSSTTRGDGLRLAGYGPVEPGGLSSRYLSRRGELIFHVASWKSDGDLADRYVASLKKALSEMEKIL; encoded by the coding sequence TTGTCCGGTTCGGCTATGGAAGGTTCGTCTCGACGTCTGCCTTTCGACGATCCTTACGACAGCGCGGAAAAATTGGTTTCATGGGCGGAGCCACTGCTTTCTACGGGGGAGTTGGATCTTTCAAGAAGGGCGGTCATGGACTTCTGCGCCGGGCCGGCCTCCCTTTTGCAGCGGGAGCTGAATCGTCTCAGAAATGACGACGACGAAATACTGGAGCTTCTGCCCTATTGGAGAGGATGGTACCTAGAGCAGAGGGAGCCTCTGCCGGTACACGTCAATCCATTTTACCTGTTTGACGGAGATGAGATCACCGAAGACGATCCTCTCCGTATCGCCGCCCGTCTCTCCTTGGCTGCGGCCTCCTTTTGTTCACGTATAGACCGGGGGGATATTACTCCGGACGAGTTCAGAGGGGAGCCTCTCTGTATGGATCGTTACGACACTTTGTTCCGATCCTCCAGGGGAGCCTTTGCCGGCAAGGACAGGGTCATGGTCGGAGATCCGGAAAGCCTTGCCGGTCGATCCGCTCTCGTCTTGGTGAGAGGGCGACTTTTTCTGGTCGAGCTTATATCTCCGGAGGGGGAGCTTAGGGATTTCGACGATCTCGTCGGAGTTCTGAATTCCCTTTGGCTAGACGATAAAGAGGATGAGCTCCCCATAGGACTGATGACCTGTCCCGACAGAGATGGAGCCGCGAGGATCAGGAAGGAGCTCTGCATGGACGAGGAAAATGTCCGTGCCCTTGCCTCCCTGGAGGGGGCTTTGTTCGCCCTCTGTTTGGACGGCGACTGCGGCCCGGAGCTCTGTGACGGAGCCAAGCATTTTCTCTTCGATGGGGGGAGGAACCGATGGTTCGAGAAGTCCTTCCAGATAGTAGTGACATCCGACGGACACTGCGGGTTGAACTTCGAGCATTCGGGCAGGGATGGAACCTACGTCGGGAGGCTGGTTCGAGAGATCCTGACCGGTTGCGGTGCGGCCGGGGCCGGTCGGTCAGACATGTCCGATCCTTCGGAGCTGACTTTCTCCCGTTCTTCCAGACTGGTCGAGCTTTTGGAGAAAGCCCGGAAGAACTGTGAGGAACTGGGGAACTCGATAGTTCAGCGTCCTTTCGTCTTCGATCTTTTCGGACGGGATAGGATAAAGAGCGGTGGAGTCAGTCCGGACGCTTTCGTCCAGACCGCCATGCTTATGGCTCAAAAAGAGATATGGGACGAGTGGCAGAGCGTCTACGAATCTGTTCAGCTGCGTCGTTTCGAAGGTGGCAGAACCGAGGGAACCAGGCCTCTGACCGCCGAGTCCGCGGCTTTCGTCGACGCCTTTCTGTCGGGGAAGTCCGATGGCGAGACGCTGAAGTCCCTTCTTCAGAAGGCGGGGGAAGCCCACAGGGACAGGATAGCTCAGTGCATGGACGGCAAGGGGCCGGAGGGACATCTATCCCTTCTGCGAAGGATATGGAGGGAGAGAGGCGACGATCTGAATATCCCTAAAGAGCCGGAGCTCTATAGCTCTCCCGCCTGGCGAAGGCTGACCAGAAACGTCATCTCCTCCAGCACCACCAGAGGCGACGGGCTGAGGCTGGCTGGCTACGGTCCGGTGGAGCCCGGAGGGCTGAGCTCCAGATACCTTTCCAGGCGGGGAGAGCTTATCTTCCACGTGGCCTCCTGGAAGAGCGACGGAGACCTGGCCGATAGATACGTGGCTTCACTGAAAAAAGCGCTCTCCGAGATGGAAAAGATACTCTAG
- a CDS encoding HD domain-containing phosphohydrolase, whose product MRHTKYLRSKGLLLLIVTTFGTILAMYPLDMFVRLDRILMDRYTDYLAPPEMKDRIILVLAQEPSFMELGGWPWPRSVHGRLLTQLHDARTVVLDMIFPEKSVSWQDRFLAEKVAEQGNCVVAYHLTEQNGTVDPVLPYRDLVLSAKSFGVANVIPDVDGLYRFLVPLWTVGERSQPSLPLAAAIAHGEEPLTISKEAGRATLMLGDRAFPINDGGGIWITHRPLEEIPVYEYSDVLAGRVPKDAFEDALVVVGVNAAGLGIQDTVSLYSQGVVRPIPGASFVALSIATLLDPGGIRSVPRRYETLLSVFSILCCGAIGLLAPPIWSWVVVSIMVIGTTTIPFILLSLWGLWLSPGTAVVLGLSSYLISVAYRLLGLSRSARMGALYSNLLASITFGAWKNGDIGKSPETVLDRVWPEIDKLTSIKLIRKHVSSRVVSEVMKRGEVISQDDGTSLVKLPGDSERYHMFIKPPSGWEGLVELGWTGEISEEDLGSAVAVVLTACWFSVALQREQQRAQAIQGAIKAIVAAVDAKDQDTRGHSDRVASLSRELAMAMDLSDDFVEELYLGATLHDVGKIGIPDAILQKPDKLTEEEYGRIKEHPSIGRDIMATVTLSEVAKKALLEHHEKLDGSGYPLGLKGEEISLAGRIVAVADTFDALSSRRSYKEGWDLKDILELFDRDSGTLFDPQVVEALHRIGPSWYERNHRDI is encoded by the coding sequence ATGAGACATACCAAATACCTCCGGAGCAAGGGACTACTTCTACTCATCGTGACTACCTTCGGGACTATACTTGCCATGTATCCCCTGGACATGTTCGTCCGGTTGGATCGGATCCTCATGGACCGTTACACCGACTATCTCGCCCCTCCCGAGATGAAGGACAGAATCATCCTGGTCCTGGCACAGGAACCTTCCTTTATGGAGCTTGGAGGGTGGCCCTGGCCCAGGTCGGTACACGGGAGACTTCTTACTCAGTTGCACGATGCCCGTACAGTAGTGCTGGACATGATATTCCCGGAAAAATCGGTATCCTGGCAAGACCGTTTCCTGGCAGAAAAGGTTGCGGAACAGGGCAACTGCGTCGTTGCCTATCATCTGACGGAACAGAACGGAACGGTAGATCCAGTACTGCCATATCGAGATCTGGTTCTATCGGCGAAATCCTTCGGAGTCGCCAACGTAATTCCCGACGTAGACGGACTGTATCGGTTTCTCGTCCCTCTGTGGACCGTTGGAGAGAGAAGCCAGCCGTCTCTTCCTCTGGCCGCCGCTATTGCTCACGGAGAAGAGCCTCTGACCATCTCGAAAGAGGCGGGGCGAGCTACTCTCATGCTGGGAGATCGGGCCTTCCCCATAAACGACGGAGGAGGCATATGGATAACCCATCGTCCCCTGGAGGAGATACCTGTCTACGAGTACTCGGACGTCCTGGCAGGAAGGGTCCCCAAGGACGCCTTCGAGGACGCCTTGGTCGTAGTAGGAGTAAACGCAGCTGGACTGGGGATACAGGACACGGTCTCCCTCTACAGCCAAGGGGTGGTAAGGCCGATTCCCGGCGCCTCCTTCGTGGCTCTCTCTATAGCGACCCTTCTAGACCCTGGCGGCATCCGGTCGGTACCCAGACGCTACGAGACCTTGCTGAGCGTTTTCTCCATACTCTGTTGCGGAGCGATCGGACTTTTGGCTCCTCCGATATGGAGCTGGGTCGTAGTATCTATAATGGTTATCGGCACAACGACAATACCCTTTATACTCCTCTCTCTGTGGGGTCTTTGGCTATCTCCCGGTACGGCTGTTGTCCTGGGGCTCTCGTCCTATCTGATATCAGTGGCATACAGGCTGTTGGGGCTCTCTCGATCGGCTAGAATGGGAGCCCTTTATTCCAACCTTCTGGCCTCGATAACATTCGGAGCCTGGAAGAACGGGGATATCGGGAAATCGCCGGAGACGGTTCTGGATCGGGTTTGGCCTGAAATAGATAAGCTGACCTCCATAAAATTGATTAGAAAACACGTGTCATCCCGAGTCGTTTCCGAAGTCATGAAAAGAGGAGAGGTAATATCCCAGGACGACGGGACCTCCCTGGTGAAGCTTCCGGGAGACTCGGAAAGATACCACATGTTCATAAAACCACCATCAGGATGGGAAGGGCTGGTGGAACTCGGCTGGACCGGCGAGATCTCCGAGGAGGATCTCGGGAGCGCCGTCGCTGTCGTCCTGACAGCCTGCTGGTTCTCCGTGGCTCTACAGAGAGAACAGCAAAGGGCTCAGGCCATACAGGGCGCCATAAAGGCCATAGTGGCAGCGGTCGACGCCAAGGATCAGGACACCAGGGGACATTCCGACAGGGTAGCCTCACTATCGAGGGAGCTGGCAATGGCCATGGACCTTTCGGACGACTTCGTAGAAGAGCTATACCTGGGAGCAACCCTGCACGACGTGGGCAAGATCGGTATACCGGACGCCATCCTCCAGAAACCGGATAAACTTACCGAGGAGGAATATGGAAGGATAAAGGAACATCCATCCATCGGCAGGGATATCATGGCTACAGTTACCTTGAGCGAGGTGGCGAAAAAGGCGTTGCTGGAACACCACGAAAAGCTGGACGGAAGCGGATATCCTCTGGGATTGAAGGGGGAGGAGATAAGCCTGGCCGGAAGAATCGTGGCTGTGGCAGACACCTTCGACGCCTTATCCAGCAGAAGGAGCTACAAAGAAGGCTGGGATCTCAAGGACATATTGGAGCTCTTCGACCGGGACTCGGGGACACTGTTCGACCCTCAGGTGGTTGAGGCCCTTCACAGGATAGGCCCCTCCTGGTACGAGAGAAACCATAGAGACATATAA